One segment of Xanthomonas oryzae pv. oryzae DNA contains the following:
- a CDS encoding lysophospholipid acyltransferase family protein, with protein MPLARMPSRLAWAVFNLLQLAFTLAFTAGGIVYALALMAITRDADRMLRMGSWMWAPVLFRGAGVTVIVEGRERVDWSKNYLFVSNHQSIIDICALFYALPVPLRFLLKEEMLKVPFVNWYARATGMLFLDRDSRRAGALVRRQVAALLRQGKQLCLFPEGTRSRTGALLPFKVGLLQAAIDAGVQVVPVALDGCGRVLPVDGLFRVRPGIIRVRIGTPIAVTGPDAPDRQQLTEQAHKAVAAMLHPRI; from the coding sequence ATGCCGTTGGCAAGGATGCCGTCGCGCCTGGCGTGGGCTGTGTTCAACCTGTTGCAATTGGCATTCACGCTGGCCTTTACCGCTGGCGGGATCGTCTACGCATTGGCATTGATGGCGATCACGCGCGATGCCGACCGGATGTTGCGCATGGGGAGCTGGATGTGGGCGCCAGTGCTGTTCCGCGGCGCGGGAGTCACGGTCATCGTGGAAGGGCGCGAGCGGGTGGATTGGTCCAAGAACTATCTGTTCGTGAGCAACCACCAGTCGATCATCGACATTTGCGCGCTGTTCTACGCCTTGCCGGTGCCGCTGCGCTTCTTACTCAAGGAAGAAATGCTCAAGGTGCCGTTCGTGAACTGGTATGCGCGCGCTACCGGCATGCTGTTTCTGGACCGCGACAGCCGCAGGGCAGGGGCACTGGTGCGACGTCAGGTGGCTGCGTTGTTGCGCCAGGGCAAACAGTTGTGTCTGTTTCCCGAAGGCACCCGCAGCCGCACCGGCGCATTATTGCCATTCAAGGTCGGGCTACTGCAGGCTGCTATCGATGCTGGCGTGCAGGTGGTTCCGGTGGCGCTGGACGGCTGCGGCAGGGTGTTGCCGGTCGATGGCCTGTTCAGGGTGCGCCCCGGCATCATCCGCGTGCGGATCGGTACGCCGATCGCTGTGACCGGGCCGGATGCGCCGGATCGCCAACAATTGACCGAGCAGGCACACAAGGCCGTGGCTGCAATGCTTCACCCCAGGATCTGA
- a CDS encoding phosphotransferase has translation MQGRDAIATLIPHQGSMCLWEDVIEWDAQRIVLRSHAHRSDAHPLRSNGRLRALHLCEYGAQAMAVHGGLLGRASGKPVRPGMLVALRGVELHVTHLETLPEAIDCEAQVLMQGEDSQQYSFRLTHGEQLLAEGRATVMLGAAQA, from the coding sequence ATGCAGGGACGTGACGCGATTGCCACGCTGATTCCACACCAGGGCAGCATGTGCCTGTGGGAAGACGTGATCGAGTGGGATGCGCAGCGCATCGTGCTGCGTAGTCACGCGCATCGCAGCGATGCGCATCCGTTACGTTCCAACGGGCGCCTGCGTGCACTACATCTGTGCGAATACGGTGCGCAGGCCATGGCCGTGCATGGCGGTTTGCTGGGCCGCGCATCCGGCAAGCCGGTACGCCCGGGCATGCTGGTGGCGCTGCGTGGCGTGGAGTTGCACGTGACCCATCTGGAAACGCTGCCGGAGGCGATCGACTGCGAAGCGCAGGTGCTGATGCAGGGCGAGGACAGCCAGCAATACAGTTTTCGCCTGACGCATGGCGAGCAATTGCTTGCCGAAGGGCGTGCCACGGTGATGCTGGGCGCTG
- a CDS encoding acyltransferase: MSKHWKQRPEGGGRFALWLIRGIARHGGRVVGRALLYPITLYFLLVRAPERAASRAYLARVLGRPATLRDVARHIHTFASTILDRVYMLCGQMQRFRVDISGLDQLHTQMDRGRGVLIFGSHLGSFDALRVLATERPDVQVKVVLDKAHNRAMTDLLGALNPQLAANIIDAGMDATSIVMAIKEATDAGALVALLIDRPREGDPALPAMFLGRNAMFPTSPWLIAAALKVPVVLAFGLYHGGNHYELAFETFSEGLDVPHRQRAPMLAVLMRDYAARLEHYTCYAPYNWFNFYDFWNTHHADVPHPAVDADTAVQRRTAMRRTA; encoded by the coding sequence ATGAGCAAGCACTGGAAACAGCGTCCGGAAGGCGGTGGGCGCTTTGCGCTGTGGCTGATCCGCGGCATCGCACGGCACGGCGGGCGTGTAGTGGGACGCGCGCTGCTATATCCGATCACGCTGTACTTCCTGCTGGTGCGCGCGCCTGAGCGCGCCGCCTCGCGTGCCTATCTGGCGCGGGTACTCGGCCGCCCGGCCACGCTGCGCGATGTGGCGCGGCACATTCACACCTTCGCCTCGACCATCCTCGATCGGGTGTACATGCTGTGCGGGCAGATGCAGCGCTTCCGCGTGGATATCTCCGGCCTGGATCAACTGCATACGCAAATGGATCGTGGCCGCGGCGTGCTGATCTTCGGCTCGCATCTAGGCAGCTTCGATGCGCTGCGCGTGCTGGCCACCGAGCGCCCGGACGTGCAGGTCAAGGTGGTGTTGGACAAGGCGCACAACCGCGCCATGACCGACCTGCTGGGCGCGCTCAACCCGCAGCTGGCCGCCAACATCATCGACGCCGGCATGGATGCGACCTCGATCGTCATGGCGATCAAGGAAGCCACCGACGCCGGTGCGCTGGTGGCGCTGCTGATCGATCGCCCGCGCGAAGGCGACCCGGCGCTGCCGGCGATGTTCCTCGGCCGCAATGCCATGTTCCCGACCTCGCCGTGGCTGATCGCCGCTGCGCTCAAGGTGCCGGTGGTGCTGGCATTCGGCCTGTATCACGGTGGTAATCATTACGAGCTGGCGTTCGAAACCTTCAGCGAAGGCCTGGACGTGCCGCATCGTCAGCGCGCCCCCATGCTTGCGGTACTCATGCGCGATTACGCTGCCAGGCTGGAACATTACACTTGCTACGCGCCGTACAACTGGTTCAACTTCTACGATTTCTGGAACACCCACCATGCCGATGTGCCGCACCCTGCCGTGGATGCTGATACTGCTGTTCAGCGCCGCACCGCTATGCGCCGCACCGCCTGA
- the xanC gene encoding xanthomonadin biosynthesis acyl carrier protein XanC, whose amino-acid sequence MSSQTAAERELAELLVESLNLEDVQPADIDPEAPLFNTGLGLDSIDALELALAISKRYGFQLRSDNDENRRIFASLRALSAHVEANKTV is encoded by the coding sequence ATGTCCTCGCAAACCGCTGCCGAACGTGAACTGGCCGAACTCCTGGTCGAAAGTCTGAACCTGGAAGACGTCCAACCCGCCGACATCGATCCGGAGGCGCCGTTGTTCAACACCGGGCTGGGGTTGGACTCGATCGATGCGCTGGAACTGGCGCTGGCGATCAGCAAGCGCTACGGCTTCCAGCTGCGTTCGGACAACGACGAGAACCGTCGCATCTTCGCGTCGCTGCGCGCATTGTCGGCGCATGTCGAAGCCAACAAGACCGTCTGA
- a CDS encoding ketosynthase, producing the protein MLGMGVLLAVAYSPLAHWANASHRPEVAVIAGGLLVLMVLIEPMVARRAWAWALALLLLAGLGVLWHSPYAMVVLAAPPVVFTGWVAWFFGRSLRHGRTPLITRIVEGLYGQAGMPVTPEQRRYTRRLTLAWALLLCGLTLANLVLGLCAEPSGVLTQLGYASPLPISDARASLFANLLCYGVIGGFFIGEYLLRGRWFPQRPYRNLPDFLRQMARLGPDFWRDLLR; encoded by the coding sequence GTGCTGGGCATGGGCGTTCTGCTGGCGGTGGCGTATTCGCCGTTGGCGCATTGGGCCAATGCCAGTCACCGCCCGGAGGTGGCCGTCATCGCCGGTGGTTTGCTGGTGCTGATGGTCTTGATCGAACCGATGGTTGCGCGCCGGGCCTGGGCCTGGGCGCTGGCACTGCTGCTGCTCGCCGGATTGGGCGTGCTGTGGCATTCGCCGTACGCGATGGTGGTGCTGGCGGCGCCGCCGGTGGTGTTTACCGGTTGGGTCGCCTGGTTCTTCGGGCGCAGCCTGCGCCACGGCCGCACGCCGCTGATCACGCGCATTGTGGAAGGCCTGTACGGCCAGGCCGGCATGCCGGTCACGCCCGAACAACGCCGCTACACGCGCCGTCTCACGCTGGCCTGGGCATTGCTGCTGTGCGGCCTGACCCTGGCCAATCTGGTGCTCGGCCTGTGCGCCGAACCCAGCGGCGTGCTGACGCAGTTGGGCTATGCCTCGCCGCTGCCGATCAGCGATGCGCGCGCCTCGTTGTTCGCCAATCTGCTCTGCTATGGCGTGATTGGCGGTTTCTTCATTGGGGAATATCTATTGCGCGGCCGCTGGTTTCCACAGCGTCCCTATCGTAATCTGCCAGACTTCTTGCGTCAGATGGCGCGGCTCGGGCCGGACTTCTGGCGCGATCTGCTGCGCTGA
- a CDS encoding LolA-related protein: protein MPMCRTLPWMLILLFSAAPLCAAPPETLDVGQVLQRLARPAPVSTEFVELRGSSLLKTPLRVEGHYRRPDAQTLVREVSAPYHETTTLTGDEGVLEREGKSPRRFSLSRVPELAGLKSGFGALLSGDRALLEQHYSVSGQGQPQAWLLTLQPKDAAVAKQVRQLRLYGRKDELRCIESVPAKGDVQRTLLAGAAREAAGVTDATALTTLCHGSGA from the coding sequence ATGCCGATGTGCCGCACCCTGCCGTGGATGCTGATACTGCTGTTCAGCGCCGCACCGCTATGCGCCGCACCGCCTGAGACGCTCGACGTCGGGCAGGTGCTGCAGCGCCTGGCGCGCCCCGCACCGGTCAGCACCGAATTCGTCGAACTGCGGGGCTCTTCCTTGCTGAAGACGCCGTTGCGCGTCGAGGGCCACTACCGTCGCCCGGATGCGCAGACGCTGGTGCGCGAAGTCAGCGCGCCGTACCACGAAACCACCACGCTGACTGGCGACGAAGGCGTGCTGGAACGCGAAGGCAAATCGCCGCGTCGTTTCTCGTTGAGCCGTGTGCCCGAACTGGCCGGCTTGAAGTCCGGCTTCGGCGCGCTGTTGTCCGGCGACCGCGCGCTGCTGGAGCAGCACTACAGCGTCAGTGGGCAGGGCCAGCCGCAGGCCTGGCTGCTGACGTTGCAGCCCAAGGACGCCGCGGTGGCCAAGCAGGTGCGCCAATTGCGTCTGTACGGACGCAAGGACGAACTGCGGTGTATCGAAAGCGTGCCGGCCAAGGGCGACGTGCAGCGCACGCTGCTGGCCGGTGCGGCGCGCGAAGCGGCCGGCGTGACCGATGCCACCGCGCTGACAACGCTCTGCCACGGTTCTGGCGCGTGA
- a CDS encoding MMPL family transporter, which produces MALELNANRRIGLALLWLALLAVAGFWLSETLKVTGDLRKFMPAPRTPAQKLLIEELGEGHGSRLLLMALSNSDPVTLAEQSQQLQKALAAQPELFELVGNGGNAGLEAIPKRLLPYRYLLSDSFDKTPLDAPTLEAALQARVQDLGSPAAAMVEPLLPRDPTMEILHLAETLQPAAMPQTRNDVWFDRAGTSALLIVQTRAAGFDPTGQQLAYDAVQAAFAKVSKGTSTRLTLTGPGAFAVEITARTQGEAQWIGTLDTVGLVLLLLVAYRSWKIPVLGVLPLASAGLAGLGAVAVLFDGVHGITVAFGFTLIGVVQDYPIHLFSHQRPGLDPRENARHLWPTLVTGVVSTCIAYVTFLFSGVDGLRQLAVFTIAGLATAAVTTRWMLPALIDPAPRDYADSRLLAVLWRGVARLPRPRIVSLAVMAVLSIAVIVLAPGQFWQNDLSKLTPVPPKALAQDMHLRQELGAPDVRYVLALPAANDEAALQASEQLRPRLDALVRNGDLLGYDMAARYLPSAKTQHARQAALPDAAQARAFTETAVATTPFRSDAFAPFLQDLDAAKRAAPLLPKDLTGSPLATSVGGLLLGRGDRSTALVSLTGLRDPAVLAAAVQGSGAQLLDLKDASESLVAAYRGRVLGALVLAALLLAVTVAIALRSPRRIVRVLLPMALTTVLILAILRGTGVELNLFHLIALILAAGLGLDYALFFDHAGDDHADQLRTLHALIVCSLMTLLVFALLAASSIPVLRAIGSTVALGVLFNFILALLVSREPALERTANGEPHAGT; this is translated from the coding sequence ATGGCGCTTGAGTTGAACGCAAACCGCCGCATCGGCCTGGCGCTGCTGTGGCTGGCATTGCTGGCGGTGGCCGGATTCTGGTTGAGCGAGACGCTCAAGGTTACCGGGGATCTACGCAAATTCATGCCCGCCCCGCGCACGCCGGCGCAAAAACTGTTGATCGAAGAACTCGGCGAAGGCCATGGATCGCGGCTGCTGCTGATGGCGTTGTCCAATAGCGACCCCGTCACCTTGGCCGAGCAGTCGCAGCAACTGCAGAAAGCACTGGCCGCACAGCCGGAGCTGTTCGAGCTGGTCGGCAACGGTGGTAACGCCGGGTTGGAGGCGATTCCCAAGCGCTTGCTGCCGTATCGCTATCTGCTCAGCGACAGCTTCGACAAGACTCCGCTGGATGCGCCCACGTTGGAAGCGGCGTTGCAGGCGCGCGTGCAGGATCTGGGCTCGCCGGCGGCAGCCATGGTGGAGCCGTTGCTGCCGCGCGACCCCACGATGGAAATCCTGCATCTGGCCGAAACCCTGCAGCCGGCAGCGATGCCGCAGACGCGCAATGACGTGTGGTTCGATCGTGCCGGCACGTCGGCGCTGTTGATCGTGCAGACGCGCGCGGCCGGCTTCGACCCCACCGGCCAGCAGCTGGCCTACGACGCCGTGCAAGCGGCCTTCGCGAAAGTCAGCAAGGGCACGTCCACGCGCTTGACGCTGACCGGGCCGGGTGCATTCGCGGTGGAAATCACCGCGCGCACCCAAGGCGAGGCGCAATGGATCGGCACGCTGGATACGGTGGGCCTGGTGCTGTTGCTGCTGGTGGCCTACCGCAGCTGGAAGATTCCGGTGCTCGGCGTGTTGCCCCTGGCCAGCGCCGGTCTGGCCGGCTTGGGCGCTGTCGCAGTGCTGTTCGACGGCGTGCACGGCATCACCGTGGCGTTCGGGTTCACCCTGATCGGCGTGGTACAGGATTATCCGATTCACTTGTTTAGTCATCAGCGCCCCGGTCTGGATCCGCGCGAAAACGCACGGCATCTGTGGCCGACGTTGGTCACCGGCGTGGTTTCCACCTGCATTGCCTATGTGACCTTCCTGTTTTCCGGTGTGGACGGTTTGCGGCAGCTGGCGGTGTTCACCATCGCCGGCCTTGCCACCGCCGCGGTCACTACGCGCTGGATGCTGCCGGCCTTGATCGATCCGGCTCCGCGCGACTATGCCGATTCGCGCCTGCTGGCCGTGCTGTGGCGTGGCGTGGCACGCTTGCCGCGGCCACGCATCGTCAGCCTGGCGGTGATGGCCGTGCTCAGCATTGCCGTGATCGTGCTTGCGCCGGGGCAGTTCTGGCAGAACGATCTGTCGAAGCTGACGCCGGTGCCGCCCAAGGCATTGGCGCAGGACATGCACCTGCGTCAGGAACTGGGTGCGCCGGATGTGCGTTACGTGCTGGCGCTACCGGCCGCGAACGATGAGGCGGCACTGCAGGCCAGCGAGCAGTTGCGCCCGCGCCTGGATGCATTGGTGCGCAATGGTGACTTGCTCGGTTACGACATGGCGGCGCGCTATCTGCCCAGCGCCAAGACCCAGCATGCGCGGCAGGCGGCGTTGCCCGACGCCGCGCAGGCGCGTGCGTTCACCGAGACTGCTGTCGCCACCACGCCGTTCCGCAGCGATGCGTTTGCGCCGTTCCTGCAGGATCTGGACGCCGCCAAGCGCGCCGCACCGCTGCTGCCGAAGGATCTGACCGGCTCGCCGCTGGCGACCTCGGTCGGTGGTTTGTTGCTGGGCCGTGGCGATCGCAGCACCGCACTGGTGTCGTTGACCGGCCTGCGCGATCCGGCGGTCCTGGCGGCTGCCGTGCAAGGCAGTGGCGCGCAATTGCTGGATCTGAAGGACGCCTCCGAATCGTTGGTGGCTGCCTACCGTGGACGCGTGCTCGGTGCGCTGGTATTGGCCGCCTTGTTGCTGGCGGTGACCGTGGCGATCGCACTGCGTAGTCCGCGCCGCATCGTGCGGGTGTTGCTGCCGATGGCGCTGACCACGGTGCTGATCCTGGCGATCCTGCGCGGCACCGGGGTGGAGCTCAATTTGTTCCATCTGATCGCGCTGATCCTGGCCGCCGGCCTGGGCCTGGATTACGCGCTGTTCTTCGATCACGCCGGCGACGATCACGCCGACCAGCTCCGCACGCTGCACGCATTGATCGTGTGCAGCCTGATGACCCTGCTGGTGTTCGCGTTGTTGGCCGCGTCCAGCATTCCGGTCTTGCGTGCGATCGGCAGCACGGTGGCGCTGGGCGTGTTGTTCAATTTCATTCTGGCCTTGCTGGTATCGCGCGAACCGGCGCTGGAACGCACCGCGAATGGAGAGCCGCATGCAGGGACGTGA